The DNA segment TCTTCGTCGCGTGTAGCACATTCGCGCAAACAATAAGATCGAAACTCTCCGGCTCGAAGCCTTGTGCGATGGGGTCGTTCTCGATGTTCAGCGTGCCAAATTCCATGATGGCGGCATCTTGTGTGAAGCGATCGGCGGCCTTGGCCAGGAATCCAGGTGAGATGTCTGTGAAGTAGTACTGTGACGCCTTCGACGATCCGTCTTCTCTCCGTAGACGGTCAAGCACATGTCCTGTCGTACCACCAGTGCCCGCTCCGATCTCACAGATTTTGAGGCCTGGTTGCGTGTCGGCGATGAGACCCACATATTCCGCGCAGTTTGAATTGTACGAGGCACCAAAGGCTCCCTGGTAGAACGTATACAGCAAGTCATCTTCCAGCATAACCTGCAAGGGTTCGACTTCTCTCGTGAAGATCTTGTTGAGGTTCTTTCCAATGTGATCAACCATCTGCACTGTGATATCGCCCGAGTGGCTTGTTGAAATCCGCTTTCGCGCAAACTCGAGCTTGCTGTCCACTTCAGCAGGATCCGAGGAGATTGGCTCGAACTCCTTGATGCGGTCGTGCATCCACTCCACGTACAGCTTCCAGAATCCGTCCTGCGGGATATGAGAAGCTCCATCGGCCTTGAACCAGTCAAGGCAGCGGTAGATGTGCACCAGGCACACGTACTCCAGCAGATCCAGTACAGAGTCATCGTCGGCGTTTGGGATAGTCCTGGAGTAGATCGTCTCCTTGATCTGCGCCGGCGACATAAGTTCAACGTCAGGATGCCAGACGTGAGTGAAAGTACTGGCTCGGACTTCTGGCTGCTCAGACGAAGCACCGACTGATGCAAGACCCAAACCTTCCATAACAATCAAAGGCTTGCTGTAGTCTTCCGTAGTCACAGAGATCTCGGACACCCAAGTCGTGTAGCTCGTCTTCTGCGCTTTCGAAATGCCGATCAGTTTCGAACCTGGCACTTTAGGCACATCGGCAGACATGAAGATTCGCTCGAAGGAGAAGGGTACCACTGCTTCGTTCAGAGATTGTTCGGTTCCGCTAATGGATGGAAACAGAAGATGCAAAACGCTGTCCAGCGTTGCAGGATGTATAATAGAGTCGTACTCGAATTGCTGCGGCATAGTGGATTTTGTGTCCGGCACTGTGATTGTACCATAACTCTCGCTCGGCCCTGCAAAGAGAGACTGGATGTTGCGGAAGACGGGACCGTACTTCATGCCGATGGTCTCGACATTATCGTAGAGGAAGGCTCGCGCCGGCTTGTTGCAACGCTCCTTTGCTTCAGAGAAGCTGTCTTGAAGCGCTTTGGCTTCAAGAGCTGCCTCTTGCTGCATCGTTGGCGTCAACGACGATTCGTAGGTGATCGAGATTAAACCACGTGCGTGCGTTGTCCATTCCTTGGCATCCGCAGACCAGCTAGAAACGGTAAACTCGTTGATCGTTGACGATGGACCAGCTTTGGTGGAGACCCTGCGAGGATGCAGCTGCACCATGACTTCAATGCCTTTGACATCGTCAGGAACACGCAGAGCGGTGACTATGGCAACATCGCGGAGCTCGAAGCCAAGCACCTCTTGGTTTGCATCGGCGAGCTGACGGGCCGCCTCGATGGCCATGACCACCATACCAGCTCCAGGGTACAGTATCGCGCCTTGTACTTGATGTTCGCGAATCCAAGGCGACTCGCTACAGCGCAAGAAGTTGCGCCAGGTCGGGTCAACAGTTCCAGGAATCCGGTAGCCGATGAGATCTTTACGCGGTGCCTCACGTAGGCGGTATTCTCTGCTCAGGTAACTCTCGTCCCAAAAGGAAAGCTCGTGGTTCCAGCTATATGGAGGCAGGTCAGTAAGCATGTTCGTGTCAGTATGAATGCCGTTAACTTTGTCGAGACTAACACGACACCCGCGAGCCCACAGTTCGCCGATTGCAGAAAGTGCGGTTTCGTCGGCAGCGAACTTCCTGCGAAGCAGTGTGGAGTATGTGATGCCTGGAAATTTGGTGTCTCGGAAGATGTCAAGCAGATACGATCTCAGCGCAGAGTGAGGGCCAACCTCGAGGAGCACGCTAGCGAAAGGATCTCGATCGTGAATCTTCCTTTGCTCGTTGGTGTGGTTGAGCAAAGCCTGCGTAGCCGTGGTGAAGGCTACAGGAGAGACTAGATTATCGACCCAGTACGAGGGACCGAGTTCGCCTGGCTGCACCAGCTTCCCAGTGACGCTCGAGAACATTGGAATGGCATCCTGGTTGTTCACGGTCGGCAAGCCGGCGAGAGCCTGTTCGTATGCCTCTCGGACAGCGTACATATGGTGGCTGTGATATGCACAATCGATTGCAAGCTTCGTGCAATTGATTTGTTCCGACTTGAGCTGCTCGTACAGTTCGTCCACGGCAGCGACGTCTCCCGAGATGGTGCAAGCTTTGGGGCTGTTCCAGCACGCAACAATAGCCTTGCCTTGTGTGAGTTGCTGTACACGATCCTGAATGGCATCGCCACCAAGATTGACTGCCATCATGGCGCCTTTGGTGCTTTGCCGAGCCACAGTGCTTGAAACATGGCCACGTAGCCAGGCCACAGTCACTGCTGTCTCGAATGATACATGTCCAGCAGCATAAGCGGCCGCAATCTCTCCAGACGAGTGACCTACGACCGCAGAAGGTCTGACGCCCCAATGTGCTAGCAGATCAACAAGAGCGAGCTGAACTGCTGTGCACAGAGGCTGACTGTATTCTGCAAGCTTGAGGGTCTCCTCTGCATTAGCACGCTGCAACTCGTCAATGATATCCCAATTGCAACCTAATGAGCGTATCACGTCTCCAGCACGTGTGATGCTTGCTCTGTACGCATCGTAAGTGAGCAGAGCGCGGCCCATAGTTGGCCATGCAGCGCCTTGACCAGTAAATGCGAACGCCAGTCGAGGTATTGAAGCATCAGACGACCGGACTGGGGCTACTGTGCTGTCAAGTGCAGAGTTAAGGTCGCTCACGCTGGCTGCGATGGCAAAGGACTTCCACGGATGTGATGTGCGCTTAGAGGCGAGCGTGTATGCAAGTTCATCCAGTCTCAAGCCTTCCTCGTCTCGAGCGGCAACATATTCTCGAAGAGTGCCTGCTGCCCTCTTCACTCCGGACTGGTCgtaagaggagagagggaACACTCGTTTTCGCTTCAGATCCTGGCTCTGTGGCTCGGAACCGCTGGGTAGCGCTTTCTTCGCTGTTCGATGTCGCCCCGAGAGACCATTTCTCGACAGATATGATGCAGCGTCTTCCAGAATGACGTGCGCATTGGCACCTCCGAAGCCGAAAGAGTTTATACTTGCCCGCCGAGGTCCGTCATTCGGCCACTCTGTCGTCTGCTGAGGGATCCTTACGTTCTCAGGCAAGGTGATAGCAGGATTGAGCTTCTCAAACCACAAGTTTTGTGGGATGAGACCTCGTTCAACGACCAGTGCCGCTTTGATGACGCCGGCGACACCAGCTGCACCTTCCAGATGGCCGATATTTGTCTTGACACTCCCGACGTAGAGATCTGTTGTTCGGTCCTTGCCGATAGTTTCGGTTATGGCGCGGGCTTCCAGTGGATCTCCAGCTTGAGTGCCAGTGCCTGTCCTTTCGTCTCAGTGAGATCTCGTAAACACTCTGGGGGACCTTACCGTGCGCCTCGACATAGCCTGTAGAGCGCGGGTCAACGCCCGCCTGCGCATACGCTTTACGAATAAGTTCCTGTTGCGCTTCACTGTTAGGCAACGAGATTCCGGGGGTCCGGCCATCTTCATTGGCTGCAGATGCTAAGACCACAGCACGAATTGTGTTTCCATCTCGAAGAGCAGCATCGAGAGGCTTGAGGACAGTGACGCCAAAGCCCTCACCACGAGAGAAGCCATTGGCTTTGTGATCCCACATTTGCGACTGATTAAGCTGTTAGCTTATGCTTTGCAACGCATCACCACTGCACTTGCCTTGCCATCTGGTGACAGAATCTTCGCTGCGCCAAGCAGAATGGACATATCAGGGCCGAACATTAGGTTAGCTCCAGCCACCACTGACATTTCCGCTTCGCCAGTACGAATGCTTTGACAAGCAAGGTGGAAAGCTGTTAAGCTGGACGAACAGGCCGTGTCCACAGTCATCTACAATCAATTAGTCTTCCCGGCACAACGCAAATGGTGGCAATTGGCTCACACTAGGCCCCCGCAGATTGTAAAACCACGATAATCGATTCGATGCAAGAGACGAGGACAGCCCAGTCGCGTGATAGATCGATGGTCCCTCATTATCTCGTGCTTGCAGGTTAGGAAAGTCTCCAGTAAATGTGCCGATATAGACTGACGTCTGTGTTCCAGAGACCTCCTGCAAGGTCAATCCGGCTAACGATGTTTCAGTATGAGAAACAAGAAGTGCAATGTTGTGCCATACAATTTTCGAACCCTTCGTAGGTAGCCTCTAATAACATACGATGTGTTGGGTCCATCGCTTTTGCCTGATCGTTAAGATGTTAGAAATGCAGATCGGATCGTCCTTGTAGTAGTGGCTGTACTCACCTAGCATATTCGAGCCCGAGGGCTAGTGGAGGCGCATTCAAACTGCCGATACCATGCAAGAGGCGGCGTTGGAACGTTGCCGAGCACTGGACAGCAGCCAAAGTGTTGTGCATTGCTTCACTCTATCGAGCTTCGCATGGTGTTTGCCAAGCATTTACGACGCGTGAGACAAGGACAGGCCACCAGCTTATCCACGTCGTCGATCACCAGGGCTCGCTAGGGCTTCGTGAACGGCGACATTGTCCCGACGATGATACGAACAAGTGAACACTAGTCCGAAGGTGGAGGACGCGTGCGAATTGCTGCTCCGCGATATCTCCAGCATATGCGCGTGGCTTTCTGCCGCTGCCGATGCAGGAATGATGGTCGGAGCACCAAGTTCGAACACAGCAAGATGGACATTGCAAGCATACTCGCCTCAAGACTGTCGACATCCGCCCGCGTAGGCACGCCGGGAAGTGAGAATTTCGCGGAGTCGGATTTGCGCTACACGCAATATGGCCGGTAATGGATACAGCTCAGGACCGAGAGCGACCACGATGCTGATGCCGGGAAACAGACCATCATACAGCGTATCGGTAATGCCAGCAAGCGAAGAGGACGTCGTCCAAACAGTGAAATTCTGTCACGAGCGTGGTATCTCTTTCGCAGCGGTGAGtctggtggcggcggagcggagcGGGGGGGGTACTGATGGGCGGTGCAGCGATCGGGGCATCACTGCGTGACGACGTCGATGCGCCATCTCTGCGATGGCATCTTGATTGATATGCGCGCGCTGTCCAAGAGTGAGTCGCGATGGGTGAAGTGAGGTGTGAGATGGAAGAAGCGGAGAAGCTGACACCATCATCCCAGTCGAATTGAACGACGCCAAGGATCAAGCATCGTGCCAAGGGGGGTTAATTACTGAAGACCTCGTCGctttcctccaccaccaccaccgcgaaGTCAGTGAGTACAGCCGTCTTCAACACCACATACAAGTCATTTCTGACTCTCCTCCAGCAATCGGCAGCTGTCCCACCACCGGCGTGATCGGCGTTGCCTTCGGAGCAGGACTCGGAAGGCTGCAAGGCAAATATGGCTACCTCCACGACAACTTGATATCTTGTCGTTTGGTCCTCGCCGACGGCAGCGTGGTCACCGCATCAGAAGCCTCACATCGCGACCTCTTCTGGGCAGTCAGAGGCGCCGGTCACAATTTTGGAATATGCCTCGAGGCAACCTTCCGAGTGTACGAGCAAGCAAACAATGGGATCCACTACTCGTGGGACCTAGAATACCGCCTGGAACACTGCGATGATGTATTCTCCACCATCAATGACGTCCACGCCAACATGCCCGCCGACTTGGCCATCTTCGTGGTGTGGCGGCGGGAGAGCCCCAAGACTGGTCTGAAgcatctcatcctcgtcaaccTCGTCTGGTCAGGTCCAGAGGAAGGTGCAGCATCTTGGATAGAGCAGTTTGAAAAAATTGGACCTGCATATCACAGTGGCAAGGTCACAACTACATGGCCAAACCTGCCATGGGAAACATATGGCGGCATGAACAAGATGCTATCCCGCCCGGAAAAGTGGGAGCTCCTACCATACAAGATGATGAGCGCTGTGAACGTCAAGGCGTTCGACCTGGGCACCACCAGAGCATTCTTCGAAAGCGTGAAAGCAATGAACAAGGGGTGGGATGGCAAGGGCTGGTTCGGCGCCATGTTCGAATGTCTTCCCAACCAGCAGACACGTGCACTTCCCAACGATGCAACGGCCTTTCCATGGCGTGGAACAGATCATTTCCTGATGATGACTGCGACTCCAAGGTCGCTGGACGATCGTGATGAGTTCGAGGCACACCTGGACGAATGGAAGGCCAAGTTTGTCAATGTTTCTGGTTACGGTCGGCTTTGTCAATATGTCAACTACGGCAGCACAACCGTCACTGTCCAGGACCCGCCTGAGGCAATGTACGGATATGAGCCTTGGAGATTGGAGAAGCTGAGGACACTGAAACGCCAGTATGATCCCGGTAATGTCTTCCGCTGGTATCAACCATTTGTCTGAATGTCACAAAACCACTTGAGGTATTGATGACTTACCTCTTCTCGAAGGTGCGGTCTCACATTACTTCGGCGCATATTCTGATGTCTTGCCTGCCAATGCTCACCTGTGTGTATCTTCCGATAATGCTAGAAGCCCACTACCCTGGCTGGATCCTTTCTGACGCGGCCGCATCGGCTCCAGGTCGGAGTGGATCTATACATGCCGGCGCCAACATGGCACCGAACTTGCGCTAGACTAACCCTGCATCTCTGGCGCCTGTGCGTACAAAACAACCACGTCGGCGCCGAAACTGTCTCAGCGTGCGTGGATCGACCATCGACGCAATAGCTGTGACGCTTCAGCAAGCGACAGCACGTGTACAAGATGTTGCCTGCGACTGGCCTTGTCTTGGACTTGTTGTCAGTAAGCTGCCACGACAGCCAACTTCGGACTCAATGTGCAGATCAGGCTATGCATCGCATCCGAAGCCACAAGCAGCCGATTTTCGACATGTAGCTACTGGAACGCTGGAATACTGCTGCAAGCGGCTGACCTCAAAGTGCTGCCCAAGATGACTGTCTTCGCAGCGATAAGTCTTGTGGTAAGCGCACGTCCAACCACCTCTGTCGACGTAAGCTAAAGGAATGTAGGTGACTGTCCTGTTCTTGGCACGAGTGGTCTACAGAATCGTGCTTCATCCGTTACGTAGGTATCCAGGCCCGCGTCTGTGGGCAGCTTCACGATTGCCATGGCATTTCTACAACATACGTGGGACGCTGGCGCACAAGATTCATGCTCTACATGAGCAGTACGGTAGCGTTGTGCGCATAGCACCAGATGAACTCTGTTACACATCGTCCGCTGCTTGGAAGAAGATTTACGGCCAACCGAAACCTGAATTTTCCAAATGTCTCGATGGCCGAGGCATTGCGCCCGTGATCAAACAAGCACATTTGCGAGGCATCATTGCTGCAGAGGTTGACAAACATCGAACTTCAGACGTGCCATCGCCCCAGCATTCTCAGACCGAGCACTGGCACAGCAGGTCAAAAGCACAGTGACAATCTGATATATTGTTTACGTGCTCGCTGTGGTGAAGGGCCAGTCGACCTTGTGAAATGGTTTTCACTGACAGCTTACGACATAATCACAGGTATGCATGACGCCGATATCGATATTCCCCCACTAAATGTAGGAACAGAACTCACATTCGGGGAGTCGAATGGCTGCCTGGACAGCCCAGACGAACCCTGGCTCACAGTGATGGGAGCTAGGGCAAAGACGATACGATGGTGGCAGTTCTCGATCTACTATGGATTTGATGAGATCGTTTCGAGACTTGCGCCTGCCGC comes from the Cercospora beticola chromosome 4, complete sequence genome and includes:
- a CDS encoding uncharacterized protein (antiSMASH:Cluster_4~SMCOG1138:FAD linked oxidase domain protein~CAZy:AA7); the protein is MDIASILASRLSTSARVGTPGSENFAESDLRYTQYGRPSYSVSVMPASEEDVVQTVKFCHERGISFAARSGHHCVTTSMRHLCDGILIDMRALSKIELNDAKDQASCQGGLITEDLVAFLHHHHREVTIGSCPTTGVIGVAFGAGLGRLQGKYGYLHDNLISCRLVLADGSVVTASEASHRDLFWAVRGAGHNFGICLEATFRVYEQANNGIHYSWDLEYRLEHCDDVFSTINDVHANMPADLAIFVVWRRESPKTGLKHLILVNLVWSGPEEGAASWIEQFEKIGPAYHSGKVTTTWPNLPWETYGGMNKMLSRPEKWELLPYKMMSAVNVKAFDLGTTRAFFESVKAMNKGWDGKGWFGAMFECLPNQQTRALPNDATAFPWRGTDHFLMMTATPRSLDDRDEFEAHLDEWKAKFVNVSGYGRLCQYVNYGSTTVTVQDPPEAMYGYEPWRLEKLRTLKRQYDPGNVFRWYQPFV
- the ALT5 gene encoding Highly reducing polyketide synthase alt5 (antiSMASH:Cluster_4~SMCOG1022:Beta-ketoacyl synthase), which gives rise to MDPTHRMLLEATYEGFENSGLTLQEVSGTQTSVYIGTFTGDFPNLQARDNEGPSIYHATGLSSSLASNRLSWFYNLRGPSMTVDTACSSSLTAFHLACQSIRTGEAEMSVVAGANLMFGPDMSILLGAAKILSPDGKSQMWDHKANGFSRGEGFGVTVLKPLDAALRDGNTIRAVVLASAANEDGRTPGISLPNSEAQQELIRKAYAQAGVDPRSTGYVEAHGTGTQAGDPLEARAITETIGKDRTTDLYVGSVKTNIGHLEGAAGVAGVIKAALVVERGLIPQNLWFEKLNPAITLPENVRIPQQTTEWPNDGPRRASINSFGFGGANAHVILEDAASYLSRNGLSGRHRTAKKALPSGSEPQSQDLKRKRVFPLSSYDQSGVKRAAGTLREYVAARDEEGLRLDELAYTLASKRTSHPWKSFAIAASVSDLNSALDSTVAPVRSSDASIPRLAFAFTGQGAAWPTMGRALLTYDAYRASITRAGDVIRSLGCNWDIIDELQRANAEETLKLAEYSQPLCTAVQLALVDLLAHWGVRPSAVVGHSSGEIAAAYAAGHVSFETAVTVAWLRGHVSSTVARQSTKGAMMAVNLGGDAIQDRVQQLTQGKAIVACWNSPKACTISGDVAAVDELYEQLKSEQINCTKLAIDCAYHSHHMYAVREAYEQALAGLPTVNNQDAIPMFSSVTGKLVQPGELGPSYWVDNLVSPVAFTTATQALLNHTNEQRKIHDRDPFASVLLEVGPHSALRSYLLDIFRDTKFPGITYSTLLRRKFAADETALSAIGELWARGCRVSLDKVNGIHTDTNMLTDLPPYSWNHELSFWDESYLSREYRLREAPRKDLIGYRIPGTVDPTWRNFLRCSESPWIREHQVQGAILYPGAGMVVMAIEAARQLADANQEVLGFELRDVAIVTALRVPDDVKGIEVMVQLHPRRVSTKAGPSSTINEFTVSSWSADAKEWTTHARGLISITYESSLTPTMQQEAALEAKALQDSFSEAKERCNKPARAFLYDNVETIGMKYGPVFRNIQSLFAGPSESYGTITVPDTKSTMPQQFEYDSIIHPATLDSVLHLLFPSISGTEQSLNEAVVPFSFERIFMSADVPKVPGSKLIGISKAQKTSYTTWVSEISVTTEDYSKPLIVMEGLGLASVGASSEQPEVRASTFTHVWHPDVELMSPAQIKETIYSRTIPNADDDSVLDLLEYVCLVHIYRCLDWFKADGASHIPQDGFWKLYVEWMHDRIKEFEPISSDPAEVDSKLEFARKRISTSHSGDITVQMVDHIGKNLNKIFTREVEPLQVMLEDDLLYTFYQGAFGASYNSNCAEYVGLIADTQPGLKICEIGAGTGGTTGHVLDRLRREDGSSKASQYYFTDISPGFLAKAADRFTQDAAIMEFGTLNIENDPIAQGFEPESFDLIVCANVLHATKSIQETLNHCKMLLKPGGQLVLSEVTIKRIFCGFIMGPLPGWWLGEDDGRTGGPLLDVPEWDAALKQAGYSGVDLDVRGDREGSKEPVSLIVSTKAAAGAEQERAEFAIIRTADSASVKLADAIASAVKAEKSDSNILEWPNFSVQDVKDRYCICLAEWQKPILANISEDDWTTLRQLMQSSAGTLWVTGGAAMDCLEPHQSLMVGLARAIRNENAGTRLATLDIDTHEHFNAADSALAITKVARFHSRGETTDGEYAARGSLVYLPRVERTLDVDASLRKYEAKGEPEPTSFTKCGRPLKLTIKTPGLLDTFRWQEDETYHTPLQDDWIEIEVKAVGLNFKDVLVALGNLNEKKLGVDVAGVVTRVGSASTAFKPGDRVMTASCDTFATFVRFPAKGAIPMPEGMSFEEAASMPLIFLTAYYALVIAGQLQRDESILIHAAAGGVGQAAIILAQHIGAEIFATVGSEEKKQLIMKQYNIAEDHIFSSRDLSFAKGIKRMTQNKGVDVVLNSLAGEALRQSWHCLAKFGRFLEIGKADLFANTGLDMQPFLENKSYIGVNLLDFENNPTPRAVKLWDDVSKLINAGALRPVQPIQQFTFSEVEKAFRYMQTGKHMGKVVLRVDDADVVPAVPRTPKVDIVEDATYIVAGLGGIGREIGRWLAEKGAKNLVFLSRSAASGAENKAYVEDLRNTYSTNAIAFDCDVGNRAALQAVLNDISNLPPIRGCVTGAMVLKDTLFDSMTVDDLRITVGPKVHGTWNLHDLLPQELDFFVMLSSLAGVMGHRGQGNYGCGNIFQDYFASYRRSLGLRAMTIDIGYLLSVGFVADNDQYVDHVKAMGLKVMHNSDLHGLIATAIEGSDAHPAQVMCGLPYNEYSSQWYWMDDNRFAGLRNLHGGKSSTSSSATELKDELSRCADLSTAVELISNAMAERLARLMMIPAADVDVNKPLSAYGVDSLVAVEVRNWIAKQMLVEVSVFEIMANVPMKQLAGDLAAKSKIVVVKQE